GGCGATCGCCAAAAATGCTTGCAGTTGCTCCAGACGCATGGGCCATCCCCTTCACTAAAATGTTCTCTTGTCATGTGCCCAATGAGTTTACTGCATTGATTTTGAGAAATTTTGTTGGGGATGTTACAAACTCAGAGAAAGCAGCATCACAAAAACCAGAGAAAATCCTTGAGAATCTAAGCAAAGTTGTAATTTTTCTTCCTTAGGCTAGACTGGAGCCCTTAAACTCTGAACTAGGCCCAGTTTTTCTTTGCCAAATCCTGGCGATCGCCTAGCGATTAGGTGGGCCGCACGGGTACCTGATGCTGCTGGAGGTAAGTTTTAATTTCAGCGACGGTCAGTTGGCCATAGTGGAGCAGAGAAGCCAGGAGGGCAGCTTCGGCCTTTCCTGTCGTCAGCGCTTCATAGATGTGGTGGGTATTGCCCGCGCCCCCGGAGGCAATCACTGGGATTTCTACCGCCGAGGCGATCGCCCGGGTTAATTCCAGGTCGTAACCAGCTTGGGTGCCATCGGCGTCCATACTGGTGACTAACAGTTCCCCGGCGCCCCGTTGGGCCATTTCTTGAGCCCAGCTCAAGGCGTCAATCCCTGTATTTTCCCGGCCACCGCGCACATACACATCCCAACCGGGATTGGTCGGATCCGGGCGACGACGCGCATCGATCGCCACCACAATACATTGATTGCCGAAGCGATCGGCCGCCTCATTGATGAAATCTGGGTTGCGCACCGCCGAAGAATTGATACTCACCTTGTCAGCCCCGGCCCGCAATAGATTCTTAATCTGGCCGGTGGTGCTGATCCCCCCGCCGACGGTGAGGGGAATAAACACCTGTTCCGCTGTTTGGTAGACCACATCGATGATCGTGTCCCGGTCTTCATGGGTGGCGGTGATATCGAGAAAAACCAGCTCATCAGCCCCCGCTTCGTTATAAACCTTCGCCAATTCCACCGGGTCGCCAGCATCCTTGAGATCCACAAAATTGACCCCCTTGACAACCCGACCGGCATTGACATCAAGGCAGGGCAAAATTCGTTTGGCAAGCATCGTCAACAATCTCCTGGAGCGGGGGCAAGGTCATATTTTACGCGGTTTGCGTCCCGACTAGAGCTTTCTGTTCGTTGAAAATAGCATCAAATCGCCCGCTGAATGGCTTTGGTTTGTAAATTCACAATTGCTTGAATCCCCGTTTCGGCCACATCCAGCATTTGGTTTAACTGAGTGCGGCTATAGCTGCCAGATTCCGCCGTGCCCTGCACTTCGATCAAATTTTTACCACCGATCATCACCACATTAAAATCTACATCCGCCGCCACATCTTCGAGATAATTCAGATCTAAGTAGGCTTGGCCTTCAATGAGTCCTACGGAAATCGCTGCCACCGGGGCAATAATCGGTGATTTTTCTAGAATCCCTTCTTGGGCTAAACGCTCGCAGGCGATCGCCAAACCCACATAGCCCCCTGTAATTGCTGTGGTGCGTGTGCC
The nucleotide sequence above comes from [Synechococcus] sp. NIES-970. Encoded proteins:
- the hisF gene encoding imidazoleglycerol phosphate synthase, cyclase subunit, with amino-acid sequence MLAKRILPCLDVNAGRVVKGVNFVDLKDAGDPVELAKVYNEAGADELVFLDITATHEDRDTIIDVVYQTAEQVFIPLTVGGGISTTGQIKNLLRAGADKVSINSSAVRNPDFINEAADRFGNQCIVVAIDARRRPDPTNPGWDVYVRGGRENTGIDALSWAQEMAQRGAGELLVTSMDADGTQAGYDLELTRAIASAVEIPVIASGGAGNTHHIYEALTTGKAEAALLASLLHYGQLTVAEIKTYLQQHQVPVRPT